Genomic DNA from Calonectris borealis chromosome 4, bCalBor7.hap1.2, whole genome shotgun sequence:
TTTATACTTAACTCCATGCTTGTCAGTAAGAAGTTAATTTTCAACTATACAAGCAGAACATAATCCCCATATGTTTTCCTAGTTTACATGTAGAAGACAGACACTGCtgataataaaaagttgaaatttcTATTGTCTAAATTCACCCATGTCTACGCATGAAGTCTCGCTACAGGGCATCATTTTTAACGAAATTCTGACAAAATCTGGGTAAATACTTACCAGAACAAGTTGACAAACTGGCTCAAAACTCGATAATTATTTcatactatcttttttttttttttgccatgcaaGAGCAGTATCTGTGAGAAATAGTGACTAGCCAATACATTTCACACTGATCACAAATCAAGCTGTTAAATATCCAAGTTCAGTAACTGGTGCATCCATTATCTGTTAGTTAATCCAGTGCCTTAGAGCATGCAGCACCCAAGTGCTGACAAGTTTCCATTTTGTTAAATGCACCATAATGTGCAGATATTCTTACCCTACAGCATAGCGTATTTCTCTGTCCACTCTCTTGCTAACCTATTGTACCTAATTGGACAAGTATATTTagcattaatatatatatattaaaaaacccaaacaaagtcTACTTTGTATAATTCTATCTGtgcaaaatgttaaaaacacataaggaaaaaaaaagttgtttcaacACAGATAGGAAAAAAGTTATGAAGCCTTTTTTCAAGGGGAGCACCAAAATTAAAGGCCAAgctgctaccaaaaaaaaacaccaaataacaAAGCTATCTTTTGCTCAATAGGAAGATCTAACTGTATTCTATTTATGCATGGTAAGCAAAAAACTGGGCAATACATACTTTAAAATACTGCCACGCATGTGAGAAAAAGATAGTATCCTTCACCCACAACTTCAAAGATACTAAGCccctttgttttcaaattatgCATTACCAAGTACTTCTTTGACACACAAGTTCTCTCCATCCCAGATTTTCACAAAAGGCTCACAATTGCTGTCTGACGATGCACTCTTACAAAGTTTGTTAAAATATTAGTCCTATGCAACTCTGTACTTACTTGTCTCTGTCTGTTTTATAGATACGTGCAATCTCTGGCACTAATGGGTCATCTGGATTTGGATCACATAACAGTGAACAAATGGATAagagaactgtaaaaaaaaaaaaagaattctcaaTAGCAAAACAGGAACAATCTCAGAAACAATGGAGCACAGATCTTTGCAGTAGGCACAATGTCGGCACAGGAGAGAACCTAAAAAGCCTTTTCCTGATATACTGCCAAAATAAACTTGTGACCCACTCTAAATAAAAAGCCCAGAATGACTTAAAAGTTCGTAAGAACTATTTGTTTCCTATTTCCCAATACTTACAGCTTACACACGAGAACAGCACTGTTGTCCCCTGCACTATGACGCAACGTAGCAGCCAACAAAAGCACGTTATTACGTACTCTGATGGCCAGCATATTCCATGGTTTTAATCATTAAAACTAGAacttcttcaaattatttttttttttttaaatcagactgaATTCTTTCTCTGTTATATGTATCGTAGCAATACCCTGGTCTGCACTGATAAAACTACATGTTGTAAAATAAAGGAGTAACACTGTAGTGGGCAGCTATGAGGACTTCATCCTCTACTCTCACAGtagctttgaaagaaaaacaatagcgACAGCATTAAAATGTAAGGAATCCACATTCAAATCACAAACCTACTCCTTGGACAGACAGGAATTACAAGTTCTATAGACAAAGGAGCACTTTGATGGATCTTTTGAACCCACAGTGACCAGTGCCTTTGAGGCAAAACAAAATGTGATCATCgtgaaaatatttgagaattaACTGTTATTTACTATAGTAAAATGAGGAAAGCTACAAAGCTTCTATTGCAGCACATCAATTTATCCTGAAGTAAAATCAGTATGCTTAGTTCATGATTTAATACAATGCCAGTGCACAGTGACAGAAAGCAACATGTATCGGTAAGTTTTCTTTTACTCATCTACCACAGAGATATGCCAATATAACTCTGCATGTAGTTCTAGACAGACTCAGACAAAAAACTATGcagatttcattattaaaaactgACTTTAAATTAATCGTTAAATTAACATGCAAGTGTGTATCTATATGGACAGCTGCAAACAAGCAGTTTTTCAGCCTTAGCTCAAATACACCACCACAAGCCTGTTTCAATCCAAATGCTGGCAGATTCCTCTGGGACCAAGCTAGTAAGCTCTGCTAAGAATACTGAAGCAAGTAAGTGGCCAGACAAGGTTTTAAACAGCCGTGTAACAGAAGGtgttagaaaaaacaaatatccATTAAAAACGCTGTAAGATATCATTATCAAATCGGCAAAACACAGGCTAGAATGAGTAAGGGAAATCAAGAGACGGGTAAGAACTCAAGACAAAGCTAAAAGCACAGTATTCAACACGATGGAAATGTTTCTCCTTCACGAAAGTTACCTTTAGAAATAGTTAAAGCAGGAGACCACTGTGATCTTAGAATATCAAGACAAATGCTGCCATTACTGTTAATATTTGGATGATAGATTCTTGTTGTAAATGCAacctgcaacaaaaaaaaaaaaaaaaagagcgtgTTTCGTTCTACTATGATGACAATGACGTCATCCCTTCTTCTTAGTCAAGCTATTAGTCAACTCGATTTACTCTAGAAGAAAAGGATTAAGCAGTTAAACTGCATCAAATTCATGGAAATGCACCCAAGCTGCAACCTCTCAGTTTCCAATTACCAGGCACTCTATTTCAAACAGCGAGAAGGCAAGTATGAGGCTATGCTTTAATCACAGGTGCCTGCATCATGATGAAGACACTCAACAGAAGTGCCTGAACCATGGTAACACTGCATCACTGAGCTAAAGAACTTCAAACATTGCGGTCACTCCAAGTGTGCACTTTCATATTGACTGAAAATTGGAAGACAATGCTAGTGGCTGATAAAGCTACAAAAAAAGCGTATTTCGCAATGACTGCCAAATTCTAATAGATATCATCTTCACTGATTTTAGGCTCTCAGCAAGTTAATCCCTACGCATAGTCTCACATTCCTGTAGACCAACCCAAACAGCTACACTGTAATACTTCACAGTCCCCTCAGCAAGAATTCTATTATAGTAACACAAAGCTAATGAGTTTTCCTAtcaattaagaaaaacagaaataaaaccaaacatcaCTCCAAGACATTCAGAATTCACGTATATGAATTTGCTCCTAAAACACACGCCAATACACCCATTCTTGTGATAGTCAGAGAGGGACCTAGCTATCTAATATACTGTAAGAATGCGTGAAAAGAAGTGAGAACTTGACAATACTACAACACAGATGCTGACAATTTCTGTCCTGTACTCAGTTATTTAAAGAGCACTAATTTCACAAATGAGAAAGCAATACTTACCTTAGGTGGTTTGAAAGGGTAGTCTGTAGGAAAGTGAATTGTCAAGAAGAATACACCACCCTGATATGGACTGTCATTCTGtcaaagcaaacaaataattCTCCCATTATCATCTTTAGGACTAAATatcactgaagatgatgtttttaaataaataaaaggagaggAATTTGTTTAAACAACTGAAATGTTTAATCCACCAATACAAGAGAGATGCAATTAAAATTCAATTACTACTTCCTATGGTAAGTGATACAGAACACGTACAGGTCACTTTCCGTATGGACTTCTCCAAGCTAATGCTTCACAGAAAACAGCTGCTCTGACAATCCACTCAGGACAATTTGGCAAAAGCATCCAAATTCCTCTGAGACAGCTCCCAGAAGTAATGTTAACAGAGTGGCGGTCCTGTCAGGTTCAAAAACCTCAAGTTCTGTGTTTGGAGCTTATTTGTTATGACTACCCAAGTTTACAATGGCCATGGACCACTCTAAGGGCCTCCCATTCCCTCCTAAGTTCTGTCCTTGGCTTAGGTGTTGCTCAGCCCTGCAAAAAACCTATGAATACACTGCTAACTCCTTGttccttgcaaaaaaaccccaaacaaaaccaaaacaaaaaacccccaccctacCAGCACCaccatacaaaaaaaccccacctcatcAAGATTGAAGTGaattcttcttccctttctgtattagaaaTTCACTGTAATCTAGTATGGAAGAGTATTTTACATTTCCCTGCTCCAAGGAAACAATTCTGGGGATAATTCATTCAGGCGTTAACTACTAGCAGTAAAGCGACACATGGAAGtaaaaatgcagagaataaaTGGAGTGACTAAATAGGGATTGTGCAAGTTACTAATTACAAGAAGAAAGATGGAAGAGGTTTTTACTTGAAACTACAACTAAATTTCTGAAATAGAGCTAACAATTTCATTGTTTAACCTGAAGACTACAACGCTTTTAATTCCGGAATCAGGGCTAGGGAAAATGAATTTgagacacacacagagtacaCTTCTAAATTATTTGTAAATTGAATTTTCATATTAATCGTAAGAACGTTTCACCAATGTAAGGAAATACCTACATCTTACTTAGTTAAACACcagaaaatgaaattctgtaACACAAGACAAGGGACTTAAACCTGAAAACATGTAGGTTATACCCTACCCAATCTCTGCTGAAAACGTAGCAATCAAGATATAACCTTTTGTATTTGGTCAATAGATACCATGTGAGGCCTTGAGGAGCCCGAAAGCAACCCTTTTACTGCACGTATTCTGGGGATACATTTTAGCAACTACAGAAACCCCCCCTTAGAATGTGTTAAACCAATGCAAGCTCTCTTACACCTATCTAAGAAAATCACAGCCTGTATAATATCCTATTGCAGAGGTAGAAGGCCAGATGATCAGTTCTACAATCCTCGTCTGTTATTAAAGGCACTAAGCAACACCACAGGAGCACTAGAACTACTACCACCACACTTCTGTCAGGATATTGCCCAATCTTGAAACAGGAATGCAGACCTTTTGACACCACAAAAACCATATGGGAAAAAAGGAGCTGTACATTATTAAACCAGAAGGGGAAGCTAAAAATAATAATCCCGATTTAAATTCAACTGATGTTTAATACCTTATGACCATGCAGACACCAGTAAAATCATACTCAGTGTAGTGCAGAACATTCCTTGCCATTTAAGCATGAATATAGCTATTAAACAACTTTATCTTTTTGAGGCACCTAGTTACAATCAGTGAGGACCAGGGACTTTGGAATGAAGAGCCATTTTTCCAGCCAGCTGAACCTCTAATAAGCACATTTTCCATAGTGATCTCCTAAAACCACACTTGTAGCTATATATAAAGTCAGGGCAATTCAGCAATTCAAGATATTTAATTCCTACTCTGTAGCCTCACAAGAAGCATCGCATTGTGGCTGCAGGTCTACTGGCATCCAATATTTGTCTTCTCAAATtacaaaaggttttgttttctaaatatagATAACCAGCCCTGAGAACTCCAGATGTCAAGCGTTTGCAGGTTATGTTTTCAGTAAAGGCAAACATTTGCCTTCTTTACTCTAACAAGGAAAAAGTCACATTCAGGTTTCAGATGCTTGTTGAACatttaacacagatttttttcctccagtcacAACTGGAATCTCACATTTCAGTGACTTTTTCCCTTCTATTCCTAAAAGTATTTGAGATCTCAGTACATGACGCCAGACCAAATAAGGATTCCCTGTTCTGTTCTAAGATCCACATGAAAGCATCCCAACTAATTCCTGACACTGGGACCAGCTCCTAGTACAAAGTTCATGCTAGATTCAAActttagaaaaaattaaatgcaaacaaaGTTTCTAGATATTAAGTGATAATGCCTAACATTGCTCTAGAGATCATTTCCGCTGAAATACACGTCCTCATAAAACATTCCAGCAATAAAATAATCACCATCAGACTgtttttttgttccctccttCATTTTCTGTTACTGTCAGGAGTACCTCTAGAACTAAAGCCTGATAAGgggagttaaaaaaaagtaaaacaaaacaccccacatTTTCCTCCTGAATAAGAACTACTAGTTTAATATTACGTCACAAGAATTAGAATACTTACAGGTCCCATAATTGTGGCTTGCCAATGAAACACTACAAAAGAAAAACTCCGCATTATTATCTATGCATGATATGCTTTGAGTTAGCAGAGCAAAACATAAAACTGAAGGTTACTTACTGTCATCTCCAACAGGACCTGCTGAACACTGTGCTGGAGGATCACGGGCTAAGTCACTAagttcctttaggaaaaaaagaacaaacaaacaaaaa
This window encodes:
- the UBE2D3 gene encoding ubiquitin-conjugating enzyme E2 D3 isoform X2; translation: MALKRINKELSDLARDPPAQCSAGPVGDDMFHWQATIMGPNDSPYQGGVFFLTIHFPTDYPFKPPKVAFTTRIYHPNINSNGSICLDILRSQWSPALTISKVLLSICSLLCDPNPDDPLVPEIARIYKTDRDKYNRISREWTQKYAM
- the UBE2D3 gene encoding ubiquitin-conjugating enzyme E2 D3 isoform X3, whose amino-acid sequence is MFHWQATIMGPNDSPYQGGVFFLTIHFPTDYPFKPPKVAFTTRIYHPNINSNGSICLDILRSQWSPALTISKVLLSICSLLCDPNPDDPLVPEIARIYKTDRDKYNRISREWTQKYAM
- the UBE2D3 gene encoding ubiquitin-conjugating enzyme E2 D3 isoform X1, with the translated sequence MSAQAGGTPARRCRRRRWPSAAGRPARMVPELSDLARDPPAQCSAGPVGDDMFHWQATIMGPNDSPYQGGVFFLTIHFPTDYPFKPPKVAFTTRIYHPNINSNGSICLDILRSQWSPALTISKVLLSICSLLCDPNPDDPLVPEIARIYKTDRDKYNRISREWTQKYAM